A stretch of DNA from Anaerobacillus isosaccharinicus:
TTTGCAGTGATATCTCCCAAAAAAGATGAAACGATGGTGTGTATCAGACCAAAGTTGTTCCGGAATTTTTCGCATTAAAGTTTTTTCTACTTCTAAAACCGAATCTTTCCATTTACAGATCCCCAATCGCTTACTAACTCGCTCTACATGTGTATCAACAGCTATTGCTGGCACACCAAAGGCAACAGATGTAACAACGTTTGCTGTTTTTCGGCCAACTCCTGCTAGCTTCACTAGTTCGTCTCGTTCTCTAGGAATTTCACCGCCGTAGTCTTCAATTAAAGACTGGCAAAGTTTTTTTATATTCTTAGCTTTGTTCCTGTACAAACCAATTCTTCTTATATCATTTTCGAGTTCCTCAAGGGAAACAGCTAAATAGTCTTCTGGGGTTTTATATTTCAAAAAGAGTTCTTTCGTTACCTTATTAACAAGGACGTCAGTACACTGTGCTGATAACAAAACAGCAATTGTTAGTTCAAAGGGATTTTCATGGCTTAATTCACAATGGGCTTCTGGAAACATCTTCTCCATTTCCACTAATACTTCTTCTTTTATTTGTTTTTTTGTAAGGATAACAAAAACCTCCTTAACCTTGATTTGTTCTAGTAATTGAGTTGCAATAATTAATAATTATTCTTTTAAAAATATATTTTATCCTAAAATTTACAACTTTGATAAATTCTGAACAAGCACTACATTCTACATTCTAAACTAATCCTTCAACCAATTGTATGAAGAGAATTTCTTTTTGGGTTCGGTTGGTTTTGGAGTTGTAGATTTATACTGGTAGTTACGAAACTTTTCGCCATATTCTTTTGCTTGCTGAACTGTGCGTACACCGTTTTTGTTCCATTCGATTAAGATCCGATCAATATAGCGAAGATTTCTTTTCCCTGAAACTACACCTTCCAGGAGAGCTGCTTTAATTAGACTCGGATTATAGCTATCCTGGTCTAGCCATATCGTTATAAGTTCGCATTCCATCGGTGACAACGGACGTCCAAATTCACCTTCAAATAACTCATACAAAGTCTTTTCATCAGCTTCTTTCGTCTCTTCATCTTTTACGACTTCTTGTTGGCAAGCGATAGAGATTAACTTGTCCCATAAAGGTGATAAAGAAAAGGTTTCAGAAAACATCGTTTCATCTTTCCCTTCTTGTAACTCGAGAAAGCCCCGTTTCATTAAGCTTTGCAGCATTTGTGAGCAATCAGTTTCAGAATGACTCATTCGGTTAGCTAGCACCTCTGGTGTTGGAAAGCTAATCCCCTGC
This window harbors:
- the nth gene encoding endonuclease III; the protein is MLTKKQIKEEVLVEMEKMFPEAHCELSHENPFELTIAVLLSAQCTDVLVNKVTKELFLKYKTPEDYLAVSLEELENDIRRIGLYRNKAKNIKKLCQSLIEDYGGEIPRERDELVKLAGVGRKTANVVTSVAFGVPAIAVDTHVERVSKRLGICKWKDSVLEVEKTLMRKIPEQLWSDTHHRFIFFGRYHCKAQSPKCEICPLLHLCREGKKRLKGG
- a CDS encoding DnaD domain-containing protein, which gives rise to MDRNIMINWINDGTISIPARLIKDYKKLKLNESEVMLLIHVHSFLQQGISFPTPEVLANRMSHSETDCSQMLQSLMKRGFLELQEGKDETMFSETFSLSPLWDKLISIACQQEVVKDEETKEADEKTLYELFEGEFGRPLSPMECELITIWLDQDSYNPSLIKAALLEGVVSGKRNLRYIDRILIEWNKNGVRTVQQAKEYGEKFRNYQYKSTTPKPTEPKKKFSSYNWLKD